In one Thermaerobacter sp. PB12/4term genomic region, the following are encoded:
- a CDS encoding type II secretion system F family protein, with amino-acid sequence MSPVPVSMGALACALSVGLAAWLAAGAWPELQDAVRQRRSGAFQAWRGKLHRPWRIVPGRFTVANPARGRPSGSGTERAAEALEGLLVTVIAHLQAGRPLRQAWIEAAREVAAPVLEPAKGEFLAALGAGLPLEEALGLWHGQTGLRALRRCQAVASAHRRTGGDVTGPTLAVIQSLREQRLAWAEVAARTAEARLSARLLALLPVAVAAYALAMDPAFLGPLWEDPLGRGGLLYAVASWLAGLYLLRRLTAALNGAGEE; translated from the coding sequence GTGAGTCCCGTTCCGGTTAGCATGGGCGCCCTGGCCTGTGCCCTGTCGGTGGGGCTTGCAGCCTGGCTTGCCGCCGGGGCATGGCCCGAACTGCAGGATGCGGTCCGGCAACGGCGGAGCGGTGCCTTCCAGGCCTGGCGGGGCAAGCTGCACCGGCCCTGGCGGATCGTCCCCGGCCGGTTCACCGTCGCGAACCCGGCGCGGGGCCGCCCGTCGGGGAGCGGAACGGAGCGGGCCGCCGAGGCGCTGGAGGGATTGCTGGTGACGGTCATTGCCCACCTGCAAGCCGGCCGCCCTCTACGCCAGGCGTGGATTGAGGCGGCCCGGGAAGTGGCGGCCCCCGTGCTGGAACCGGCCAAGGGAGAATTCTTGGCGGCCCTGGGAGCAGGCCTGCCCCTGGAAGAGGCACTAGGGCTGTGGCACGGCCAGACGGGCCTGCGGGCCCTGCGCCGGTGCCAGGCCGTTGCCTCGGCGCACCGCCGTACCGGCGGCGACGTCACCGGTCCGACCCTGGCGGTCATTCAAAGCCTGCGCGAGCAGCGCCTGGCGTGGGCTGAAGTAGCGGCGCGGACGGCGGAAGCTCGCCTGTCCGCCCGCCTGCTGGCCCTCCTGCCGGTTGCGGTGGCGGCGTACGCGCTAGCCATGGACCCGGCCTTCCTGGGCCCGCTGTGGGAAGATCCGCTAGGCCGCGGGGGCCTGCTGTATGCCGTCGCATCATGGCTGGCCGGTCTCTACCTGCTGCGCCGGCTCACCGCTGCCCTGAACGGCGCGGGGGAGGAATGA
- a CDS encoding Flp family type IVb pilin has product MAMRTLPAWLGRIRWWRKPGVRRGGQEGAASAEYALLLALVVIVLITALTDLGAAIQARLEGITDALTGAGG; this is encoded by the coding sequence ATGGCGATGCGAACCTTGCCGGCCTGGCTGGGCCGGATCCGGTGGTGGCGCAAGCCTGGGGTCCGCCGGGGCGGCCAGGAGGGTGCCGCTTCGGCCGAGTACGCCCTTCTGCTGGCCCTGGTGGTCATCGTGCTCATCACGGCCCTCACCGACCTGGGAGCTGCAATTCAGGCCCGCCTGGAGGGGATTACCGATGCCCTGACCGGGGCGGGCGGCTGA
- a CDS encoding type II secretion system F family protein: MRGFWQELGPMLGGLGAAARDGLEAAWQALVVAGDWGFWLLLGVFLGSTYLVWGLLQAWDGWRGARVARRLEAVHRHSRQRGLRLAPMLAMEDVAPAAREARSWRQQLVERAEARLRGTRWLDGVQRKLNRARLRWRAVEFVALQAGAGLAGGLLGLAMGGRWPLALAATVAGILLPDAYLARRYQQRLRAFDGQLPDALTLIANALKSGYSFLQAADVVAREMPPPIADEFAWLVKETRVNIPLEDALANLLDRVPSADLDLVVTAVLIQKQVGGNLAGVLERTAETIRERVRLQGQIRTLTAQGRLSGWIVGALPVALLVLLSAMNPAYLQPLLATPLGWTLLGAGVVMEAAGVLVIRALIRVDV; the protein is encoded by the coding sequence ATGCGGGGCTTCTGGCAGGAGCTCGGCCCGATGCTGGGCGGCCTGGGGGCCGCGGCCAGGGACGGCCTGGAGGCGGCCTGGCAGGCGCTGGTGGTGGCGGGGGACTGGGGCTTTTGGCTGCTGCTCGGGGTGTTTCTGGGGTCGACCTACCTGGTGTGGGGGCTTCTCCAGGCATGGGACGGCTGGCGGGGGGCCCGGGTGGCGCGGAGACTGGAAGCCGTACACCGCCACAGCCGGCAGCGGGGCCTCCGCCTGGCACCCATGCTGGCCATGGAGGATGTCGCCCCGGCGGCCCGGGAAGCCCGATCGTGGCGGCAGCAGCTGGTGGAGCGGGCCGAAGCCCGCCTGCGGGGCACCCGCTGGCTGGACGGCGTGCAGCGGAAGTTGAACCGTGCCCGGCTGCGCTGGCGGGCTGTCGAGTTCGTGGCCCTGCAGGCGGGTGCCGGCCTGGCCGGGGGGCTCCTGGGCCTGGCCATGGGAGGCCGGTGGCCGCTGGCCCTAGCGGCGACCGTCGCGGGCATCCTTCTGCCCGACGCCTACCTGGCCCGGCGTTACCAGCAGCGCCTGCGCGCCTTCGATGGCCAGTTGCCCGACGCCCTGACCTTGATAGCCAATGCCCTCAAGTCGGGTTACTCCTTTCTTCAAGCCGCCGACGTGGTGGCTCGGGAGATGCCGCCGCCCATCGCGGACGAGTTTGCCTGGCTGGTCAAGGAGACCCGGGTCAACATCCCCCTGGAGGACGCCCTGGCCAACCTGCTGGACCGGGTGCCCAGCGCCGACCTGGACCTGGTGGTCACGGCGGTCCTGATCCAGAAGCAGGTGGGCGGCAACCTGGCAGGGGTCCTGGAGCGGACGGCCGAGACCATCCGGGAGCGGGTCCGCCTGCAGGGGCAGATCCGCACCCTGACGGCCCAGGGCCGGCTGTCGGGCTGGATCGTTGGTGCCTTGCCGGTGGCCCTGCTGGTACTGCTCAGTGCCATGAACCCGGCTTACTTGCAGCCGCTCCTGGCCACCCCGCTGGGCTGGACCTTGCTGGGGGCCGGGGTGGTGATGGAGGCCGCGGGCGTGCTGGTGATCCGGGCCCTGATTCGGGTCGACGTCTGA
- a CDS encoding type II secretion system F family protein → MLLLRRAGWHRWAGDDPLAWACRALGVAAWSGALAGGLVALGVLASGRFGPAAWLLPAAGYLAGRRCLLVLLAAAGRRRATRVRVGLPGWLEDIALAARGGLSLRQSIEVANDVGEGPLVDDARDAFARIRAGQPLRQPLLELAQLYPHPEVTVALRTLVEAEVRGLPLPQTLDEHVRLMRALLARRWQRQADSLPFWLTVITMGLLLPPVLVVVLLPNVIQFLRLYH, encoded by the coding sequence GTGCTGTTGCTTCGTCGCGCCGGGTGGCACCGCTGGGCCGGGGACGACCCGCTGGCCTGGGCCTGCCGCGCCCTGGGGGTGGCCGCCTGGTCGGGTGCCCTGGCGGGAGGGCTGGTGGCCCTCGGTGTGCTGGCGAGCGGCCGGTTCGGCCCGGCGGCCTGGCTCTTGCCGGCCGCGGGTTATCTGGCCGGCCGCCGGTGCCTGCTTGTCCTGCTGGCTGCGGCCGGCCGGAGGCGAGCCACCCGGGTTCGGGTGGGTTTGCCCGGGTGGCTGGAGGACATCGCCCTGGCCGCACGCGGCGGCCTCAGCCTGCGCCAGTCCATCGAGGTGGCGAACGACGTGGGGGAGGGGCCGCTGGTCGACGACGCCCGGGATGCCTTTGCCCGCATTCGCGCCGGACAGCCCCTGCGCCAGCCCCTGCTGGAACTGGCCCAGCTCTACCCCCATCCCGAGGTCACCGTAGCCCTGCGCACCCTGGTGGAGGCCGAGGTCCGTGGCCTTCCCTTGCCCCAAACCCTGGATGAGCACGTGCGCCTGATGCGGGCCCTCCTGGCCCGGCGCTGGCAGCGCCAGGCCGACAGCCTTCCGTTCTGGCTCACGGTGATCACCATGGGGCTGTTGTTGCCCCCGGTCCTGGTTGTGGTCCTGCTGCCCAACGTGATCCAGTTCCTGCGGCTCTACCACTAG
- the cpaB gene encoding Flp pilus assembly protein CpaB — protein MSWRAAASLGVALLAGTTAYLIYLDATASLPVVVATRPLQAPLKVEADMVSVVPLPAAAVHPRAVGDPSRVIGHVLRRDVEAGEPLLEADVVAGEGAGLSDFLEEHQQAFFIPTRLEQGLGGAVEPGDRVDVIFVGGEGPGAVARTLLENLPVLQVRDEEGRRYEDGRPLGVLVGVTPAEAERLAYALTYGRVYLALAPAGGAVGGGSGVTWDNLFLFPDDLKDAGPAATPATGPAAGSPPAPPARPVQPTPGAVPPPGAGPAESPPLESGEDSAEASGPEPAIPLVDPQWMEEGADGP, from the coding sequence ATGTCGTGGCGGGCTGCAGCCAGTCTTGGGGTGGCCCTTCTGGCCGGAACCACCGCCTACCTGATCTACCTGGACGCCACCGCATCCTTGCCTGTGGTGGTGGCTACCCGCCCGCTCCAGGCACCCCTCAAGGTGGAGGCGGACATGGTGTCCGTGGTGCCGTTGCCTGCCGCGGCGGTTCATCCCCGGGCCGTGGGGGATCCATCCCGCGTCATCGGCCACGTCCTGCGCCGGGACGTGGAGGCCGGCGAGCCGCTACTGGAGGCCGACGTGGTGGCGGGCGAAGGGGCAGGTCTTTCCGACTTTCTGGAAGAGCACCAGCAGGCCTTCTTCATCCCCACCCGGCTCGAACAGGGACTGGGCGGCGCCGTCGAACCCGGCGACCGGGTGGACGTGATCTTCGTCGGCGGGGAAGGTCCCGGCGCGGTGGCGCGCACCCTGCTGGAAAACCTCCCGGTGCTGCAGGTGCGGGATGAGGAAGGCCGGCGTTATGAGGACGGCCGTCCCCTGGGCGTGCTGGTGGGTGTCACCCCGGCCGAGGCAGAACGGCTTGCGTACGCCCTGACCTACGGGCGGGTCTATCTTGCCCTGGCTCCTGCCGGCGGCGCGGTAGGGGGCGGATCGGGCGTCACCTGGGACAACCTGTTCCTCTTCCCCGATGACCTCAAAGATGCAGGGCCCGCTGCGACACCGGCCACCGGGCCGGCGGCGGGCTCCCCGCCGGCTCCTCCCGCCCGTCCGGTTCAGCCAACCCCGGGTGCCGTTCCCCCGCCGGGTGCCGGGCCTGCCGAATCCCCGCCGTTGGAGTCCGGCGAGGACTCCGCCGAGGCCAGCGGCCCGGAACCTGCGATCCCCCTGGTGGACCCCCAGTGGATGGAGGAAGGAGCGGATGGGCCATGA
- a CDS encoding S-layer homology domain-containing protein → MPVPDGPGNRGTGRRLGGERADRRVTAGRPGTAAVAVATRIVLPEGGALAARRCTGAGSPGSPRRRPRCHHLLVLFLFLLSLALPAEAADPWYADLKGHWAEDEVRVLWEEGVTDGYPREDALGRWQWLFLPNAFMERAQFAVLLAKVMGLAPDPQGPPVYRDVPPEYVAGGGLEAFPWIQAGGRAGIFSNEPGGRFRPAEGIRRDEAAAMLVHALDLGWYADSLPEDRLQGLLGRYVDAQRVRPELRRAVAAALDLAIMVGYGDGYLRPDRPLTRAEGATLIYKSALMRVGAEPPVFSPDGDGQDEQTTLEAQALLNRNQVSWQVELLDVHGTVRYRWTGTRLPARWSWDGHDEQGRPLPAGLYLLRGVLTARQGARFLSAVEPVQLVYHRLAATASPVVVEPGEPVRVTALTEGPVQQVALEPPGTGARPMIPVAPGRWEAAWTVPAALHPGTYPLVVRAAFPPVHRQQTLYVQVLPTLWIRGWAEPNPAAPGSAVTVRAETPAGATRVVLDAPGEVRPMELEPDGPGRWIIRWTVPAGVPPGTILGLGLEAHRGSATARTTLPLEVGGTPRGEPVFHLSH, encoded by the coding sequence ATGCCGGTGCCGGACGGGCCGGGCAATCGGGGTACCGGGAGACGCCTGGGGGGCGAGAGAGCGGACAGGCGCGTGACGGCGGGCAGGCCTGGCACGGCGGCGGTCGCCGTCGCGACAAGGATCGTTTTGCCGGAAGGAGGGGCGCTCGCTGCCCGCCGGTGCACCGGGGCTGGTTCGCCCGGCAGCCCGCGCCGCCGGCCCCGGTGCCACCATCTACTCGTTCTTTTCCTTTTTCTGTTGTCGCTGGCCCTCCCGGCCGAGGCGGCCGATCCGTGGTACGCGGACCTCAAGGGGCACTGGGCCGAGGACGAGGTCCGCGTGCTGTGGGAGGAAGGGGTCACCGACGGCTACCCGCGGGAAGATGCCCTCGGACGCTGGCAGTGGCTTTTCCTGCCCAACGCCTTCATGGAGCGGGCCCAGTTTGCCGTACTCCTGGCGAAGGTCATGGGCCTGGCCCCCGACCCCCAGGGTCCGCCCGTCTACCGGGATGTACCGCCGGAGTACGTGGCAGGCGGCGGCCTCGAGGCCTTTCCCTGGATTCAGGCCGGTGGCCGAGCCGGCATCTTCTCCAATGAACCTGGCGGGCGCTTTCGCCCGGCCGAAGGGATCCGCCGGGATGAAGCCGCGGCCATGCTGGTTCATGCCCTGGACCTGGGCTGGTACGCCGACAGCCTTCCGGAGGACCGGTTGCAGGGTTTGCTGGGACGGTACGTCGATGCCCAGCGGGTCCGGCCGGAATTGCGGCGGGCCGTAGCGGCCGCCCTCGACCTGGCCATCATGGTGGGTTACGGCGATGGTTACCTGCGCCCCGACCGCCCTTTGACCCGGGCCGAGGGCGCAACGCTCATCTACAAGTCCGCGCTGATGCGGGTAGGAGCCGAGCCGCCCGTCTTTTCGCCCGACGGCGACGGCCAGGATGAGCAGACCACCCTCGAAGCCCAGGCCCTCCTCAACCGGAACCAGGTGTCCTGGCAGGTTGAGCTGCTGGATGTCCACGGGACGGTGCGCTATCGCTGGACGGGCACCCGCCTCCCGGCCCGCTGGTCGTGGGACGGGCACGACGAGCAGGGACGGCCCTTGCCGGCCGGACTCTACCTTCTGCGCGGCGTTCTGACCGCCCGCCAGGGAGCTCGCTTCCTATCTGCCGTCGAGCCCGTACAACTGGTCTACCACCGCCTGGCCGCCACGGCCTCTCCCGTGGTGGTGGAACCCGGCGAGCCCGTTCGCGTCACGGCCCTCACCGAAGGTCCCGTCCAGCAGGTCGCCCTGGAGCCGCCGGGCACCGGGGCCCGGCCCATGATCCCTGTGGCGCCCGGCCGGTGGGAGGCGGCCTGGACGGTCCCCGCGGCCCTGCACCCTGGAACCTACCCGCTGGTGGTCCGGGCTGCCTTTCCGCCGGTCCACCGGCAGCAAACCCTCTACGTCCAGGTTTTGCCCACTCTCTGGATCCGGGGTTGGGCGGAACCCAACCCCGCGGCCCCGGGGTCCGCGGTCACCGTCCGCGCCGAAACACCGGCCGGCGCCACCCGGGTCGTCCTGGACGCGCCTGGGGAGGTTCGCCCCATGGAACTCGAACCGGACGGCCCAGGGCGCTGGATCATCCGCTGGACCGTACCGGCGGGAGTACCGCCCGGGACCATCCTGGGACTGGGGCTCGAGGCCCACCGCGGCAGCGCCACGGCCCGGACGACCCTGCCCCTTGAGGTCGGCGGCACCCCTCGGGGCGAGCCCGTCTTCCATCTGTCCCACTGA
- a CDS encoding type II secretion system F family protein produces MAGGWSGLAAHGWVEPVLLWLVFMIVALTTLALLAPSEAEHIARKRLRDLRLRGVPPDQAEQEELARPFSQRVLRPAWERMVEAAERWTPQGVAARWERLLAAAGRPLGLGTLACLKAAGAAAGLVPGWVAGGWLAAGTSGAGAAGAAFQPVVAVLGAATGWILPDAALKARANRRKRQLARALPDVMDLLSVAVEAGLGLDGAVQKVTEKFPAPVSTEFRQYLKELRLGVSREEALRSLADRAELPELRSFAAAVIQADRLGVSLARVLRVQAEQLRFQRKQRAEEQAMKTPIKMLLPLVLFIFPTLFIVLLGPALIQILSAFAR; encoded by the coding sequence GTGGCAGGCGGATGGAGCGGGCTGGCGGCCCATGGCTGGGTGGAGCCGGTGCTCCTCTGGCTTGTCTTCATGATCGTGGCCCTGACGACCCTGGCCCTGCTGGCTCCCTCGGAAGCGGAGCACATCGCCCGGAAGCGGCTCCGGGATCTGCGCCTGCGGGGTGTACCACCCGACCAGGCCGAGCAGGAGGAACTGGCCCGGCCCTTCAGCCAGCGAGTCCTCCGGCCGGCCTGGGAGCGGATGGTCGAAGCGGCCGAGCGGTGGACGCCCCAGGGGGTGGCCGCCCGCTGGGAACGCCTGCTGGCTGCGGCCGGCCGGCCCCTGGGGCTGGGGACCCTGGCTTGCCTCAAGGCGGCCGGGGCCGCGGCCGGCCTGGTGCCAGGGTGGGTCGCCGGGGGATGGCTGGCCGCAGGGACCTCGGGGGCCGGCGCGGCCGGAGCGGCCTTCCAGCCGGTCGTGGCGGTGCTGGGAGCCGCCACGGGCTGGATCCTCCCGGACGCCGCCCTCAAGGCCCGGGCCAACCGCCGCAAGCGGCAGCTGGCCCGGGCCCTGCCCGACGTGATGGATCTTCTCAGCGTCGCCGTCGAGGCAGGCCTTGGCCTCGACGGCGCGGTACAGAAGGTGACGGAAAAGTTTCCCGCACCGGTGAGCACGGAGTTTCGCCAGTACCTCAAGGAACTGCGGCTCGGGGTGAGCCGGGAGGAGGCCCTGCGCTCGCTGGCCGACCGGGCAGAGCTGCCGGAGTTGCGCAGCTTTGCCGCCGCCGTCATCCAGGCGGACCGCCTGGGCGTAAGCCTGGCCCGCGTGCTGCGGGTCCAGGCGGAACAGCTCCGCTTCCAGCGCAAGCAACGGGCGGAAGAACAGGCGATGAAGACGCCCATCAAGATGCTACTGCCGCTGGTCCTGTTCATCTTTCCCACGCTGTTCATCGTGCTGTTGGGCCCGGCCTTGATCCAGATCCTGAGTGCCTTCGCACGCTAG
- a CDS encoding CpaF family protein, which produces MPAEPQSIITWDERRFLQLVEAVRERLLRERPQLLREPPGPDLRRRLEAFITQVLARPGGLPASLVTPALVRAIAAEMVGLGPIDRLLDDDGVTEIMVNGPHRIFVEREGRIEPFGGRFRNADHLVETINRIVAPLGRRVDPAHPFVDARLPSGDRVHAIVPPLAVDGPVLTIRRFRRERPALEELVRMGTLPAAAARYLAGAVRSRRNVLIAGATSSGKTTTLIALLRAATHPLERIIVLEEAAEIDLGPDRHVVRLEARPPGLDGHGAVPLRTLLRNALRMRPDRLVVGEVRGEEAADLMQALNTGHLGSVSTIHANSSLDALRRLEQLVLMAGENWPPELVREQVYRAIHLVVHQVRLSSGRRVVAEIVRVRPEGSVEPVLPAALPARARAVLPQSGGVSAEVRQEGGASGESRSG; this is translated from the coding sequence ATGCCGGCTGAACCGCAGTCGATCATCACCTGGGACGAAAGGCGGTTTCTCCAGCTGGTCGAAGCCGTTCGGGAGCGCCTGCTGCGGGAGCGCCCCCAGTTGCTGCGCGAACCGCCTGGGCCCGACCTGCGGCGGCGTCTCGAGGCGTTCATCACCCAGGTCCTGGCCCGGCCCGGGGGCCTGCCCGCATCCCTGGTGACGCCTGCCCTGGTGCGGGCCATCGCGGCCGAAATGGTGGGGCTGGGGCCCATTGACCGGCTACTGGATGACGACGGCGTAACGGAGATCATGGTCAACGGCCCGCATCGCATCTTCGTGGAGCGGGAGGGACGGATCGAACCTTTCGGCGGCCGCTTCCGTAACGCCGATCACCTGGTGGAGACCATCAACCGCATCGTCGCTCCCCTGGGGCGCCGGGTCGACCCCGCCCATCCTTTTGTTGACGCCCGCCTGCCATCGGGCGACCGCGTTCACGCCATCGTGCCGCCGCTGGCGGTCGACGGTCCGGTTCTCACCATTCGCCGTTTCCGGCGGGAGCGCCCCGCCCTTGAGGAACTGGTCCGGATGGGAACTCTGCCGGCCGCAGCGGCGCGATACCTGGCCGGTGCCGTGCGCAGCCGCCGCAACGTCCTGATCGCGGGAGCCACCAGCTCCGGCAAGACCACCACCCTCATCGCCCTGCTCCGGGCTGCGACCCACCCGCTGGAACGCATCATCGTACTGGAGGAAGCGGCCGAGATCGACCTGGGCCCGGACCGGCATGTGGTGCGCCTGGAGGCGCGGCCCCCGGGCCTGGATGGACACGGTGCCGTGCCCTTGCGCACCTTGCTGCGCAACGCACTGCGCATGCGGCCGGACCGGCTGGTGGTGGGGGAGGTCCGCGGCGAGGAGGCCGCCGATCTCATGCAGGCCCTCAACACGGGTCATCTGGGTTCGGTTTCGACCATCCACGCCAACAGCAGCCTGGACGCCCTGCGCCGCCTTGAGCAACTGGTGCTCATGGCGGGGGAGAACTGGCCGCCGGAACTGGTGCGGGAGCAGGTTTACCGGGCGATCCACCTGGTGGTCCATCAGGTGCGGCTGTCTTCGGGCCGGCGTGTGGTGGCCGAGATCGTCCGGGTTCGTCCTGAAGGAAGCGTCGAGCCCGTGCTGCCGGCCGCGCTCCCAGCCCGAGCCCGGGCGGTTCTGCCGCAATCAGGGGGTGTATCTGCCGAGGTTCGGCAGGAAGGAGGGGCATCGGGTGAGTCCCGTTCCGGTTAG
- a CDS encoding CpaF family protein, whose translation MGSSLYQRLKDKPWEPPVELEAERSSRSRDGGRGDGPAADDPHRALKNRIQLRLIDEVDARALVRPEGPSEEQRAAIRAKILEYLAEEESVSPLERESLAETLMAEILGFGPLEALLQDPEISEIMINARDQVYVERRGRLERAPVQFEDDRQILHLIEKIVAPLGRRIDEASPMVDARLPDGSRVNAIIPPLALRGPCLTIRKFSRDPLQVDDLIRFGTLSPRMAVFLEAAVRGRLNIIVSGGTGSGKTTTLNVLSSFIPPDERIITIEDAAELQLRQEHVVSLETRPPNIEGRGEVTIRQLVRNSLRMRPDRIVVGEVRSGEALDMLQAMNTGHDGSLTTAHANSPRDLLSRLETMVLMAGIDLPVRAIREQIASAIDLIVHQSRFKDGTRKITHITEVQGMEGDVIVLQDLFLFQAYGVDANGRVMGEFVATGIRPRCQERLEAAGIVLPPGLFD comes from the coding sequence GTGGGTTCAAGCCTCTACCAGCGCCTTAAGGACAAGCCCTGGGAGCCGCCGGTGGAACTGGAGGCGGAACGGTCGTCCCGGAGCCGGGACGGTGGCCGCGGCGACGGGCCGGCAGCGGACGATCCCCACCGGGCGTTGAAAAACCGAATCCAGTTGCGGCTCATCGACGAGGTGGACGCCCGGGCGCTGGTTCGTCCGGAAGGTCCCAGCGAGGAACAGCGGGCGGCCATCCGCGCCAAGATCCTGGAGTACCTGGCGGAAGAAGAGTCCGTCTCGCCCTTGGAGCGGGAGAGCCTGGCCGAAACCCTCATGGCGGAGATCCTGGGGTTCGGGCCGCTGGAAGCGCTGCTGCAGGACCCGGAGATCAGCGAGATCATGATCAACGCCCGGGACCAGGTCTACGTCGAGCGGCGGGGCCGGCTGGAACGGGCGCCGGTCCAGTTCGAGGACGACCGGCAGATCCTGCATCTCATTGAAAAGATCGTCGCCCCCCTGGGACGGCGGATCGACGAGGCGAGTCCCATGGTGGATGCCCGCCTGCCCGACGGGTCCCGGGTCAACGCCATCATCCCGCCCCTGGCCCTGCGCGGGCCGTGCCTCACCATCCGCAAGTTCAGCCGCGACCCGCTGCAGGTGGACGACCTGATCCGGTTTGGCACCCTCAGTCCCCGGATGGCCGTGTTCCTGGAGGCGGCGGTCCGCGGCCGGCTGAACATCATCGTCTCCGGCGGAACCGGCTCGGGCAAGACCACGACCCTCAACGTGCTCTCGTCCTTCATCCCGCCGGACGAGCGGATCATCACCATCGAGGACGCCGCCGAGCTGCAGCTCCGCCAGGAGCACGTGGTGTCCCTGGAGACCCGCCCGCCCAACATCGAGGGCCGGGGCGAGGTGACCATCCGGCAACTGGTCCGCAACAGCCTGCGCATGCGCCCCGACCGGATCGTGGTGGGTGAGGTGCGGTCGGGCGAGGCGCTGGACATGCTGCAGGCCATGAACACCGGCCACGACGGCAGCCTGACCACGGCCCACGCCAACAGCCCGCGGGACCTGCTGTCGCGCCTTGAGACCATGGTGCTGATGGCCGGAATCGACCTGCCGGTGCGGGCCATCCGGGAGCAGATCGCGTCGGCCATCGACCTCATCGTCCACCAGAGCCGGTTCAAGGACGGCACGCGCAAGATCACCCACATCACCGAGGTCCAGGGCATGGAGGGAGACGTCATCGTGCTGCAGGACCTCTTCCTGTTCCAGGCGTACGGGGTGGACGCCAACGGCCGGGTGATGGGCGAGTTCGTCGCCACGGGCATCCGGCCCCGATGCCAGGAGCGGCTGGAAGCGGCGGGAATCGTCCTGCCGCCGGGGCTTTTCGACTGA
- a CDS encoding TadE/TadG family type IV pilus assembly protein: MAHDRGIVRRRAERGAAAAEFALVAGLLALLVFGLFDLTVLLNRQIVLVQAAREGVRRAMVEGGDTPEVREVIARQLRAGGIDPAAVAVAIEPRRPAYGSPLTVRLQLTVRPVTPVLRRFLQSGVPLQVEMDGRNERIRPPGT; the protein is encoded by the coding sequence GTGGCCCACGATCGCGGGATCGTGCGGCGCCGGGCGGAACGGGGGGCCGCCGCTGCAGAGTTTGCCCTGGTGGCCGGCCTGCTGGCGCTGCTGGTGTTCGGCCTCTTCGACCTGACGGTCCTGCTCAACCGGCAAATCGTGCTGGTTCAGGCGGCGCGGGAGGGTGTCCGCCGCGCCATGGTGGAGGGTGGCGACACGCCGGAAGTGCGCGAGGTCATTGCCCGGCAGCTGCGGGCGGGCGGAATCGACCCCGCCGCCGTGGCTGTGGCCATCGAACCGCGGCGCCCGGCTTATGGCAGCCCCTTGACGGTCCGGCTGCAGCTGACGGTTCGTCCGGTCACGCCCGTCCTGCGCCGGTTCCTGCAGAGTGGTGTACCCCTGCAGGTCGAGATGGACGGGCGCAACGAGCGCATCCGGCCGCCGGGGACATGA
- a CDS encoding Tad domain-containing protein — protein MEPPGGRCRTTAGRDPQGGAVGAAFLLLLPVILAALGLVLDGSRLVLTRAHAQAVADFASLAGVQEVDEEALARGEPALRAGAAAATARLWAESGLRRAFGEEVARRAVIEVVVINGSPSQPRRHPWSGRRVEEPTVGVRLVVPVALAWRPAAGAVRLTVAADASVARAP, from the coding sequence ATGGAACCACCTGGAGGGCGGTGCCGGACCACCGCCGGGCGGGACCCGCAGGGTGGGGCGGTGGGCGCGGCCTTCCTGCTCCTTTTGCCGGTGATTCTGGCTGCCCTTGGTCTGGTGTTGGACGGGAGCCGGCTGGTGCTGACCCGGGCCCACGCCCAGGCGGTGGCCGACTTCGCCAGCCTGGCTGGGGTGCAGGAGGTCGACGAAGAGGCCCTGGCCCGCGGCGAGCCGGCCTTGCGGGCGGGGGCAGCGGCGGCCACCGCGCGCCTCTGGGCGGAAAGCGGGTTGCGGCGGGCATTTGGAGAGGAAGTGGCTCGGCGGGCGGTGATCGAGGTGGTGGTTATCAACGGCTCGCCCTCCCAACCCCGCCGGCATCCCTGGTCGGGACGCAGGGTGGAGGAACCCACCGTGGGCGTGCGGCTGGTCGTTCCGGTGGCACTGGCCTGGCGTCCAGCGGCCGGTGCCGTGCGCCTCACGGTGGCGGCAGACGCCAGCGTGGCCCGGGCGCCTTGA